The Columba livia isolate bColLiv1 breed racing homer chromosome 2, bColLiv1.pat.W.v2, whole genome shotgun sequence genome includes the window ggggggccctggggggcTCAGCCATCACCCCACACGCTCCCCCCTGGAACAACCGAGACTTTATTTCcgtgccccccccgccccaccgAGCACCGGCCCCCTCGGGGGGGCGAGCGGGGGGACGTTGGCTGCGGAGCGGCGGGGGCACGCGATGGCACCCCCCCGCAGCCGGGAGGTGTGTGCGGTGCAGCTGGGGGGCCCCCCCCCCGTTACTTGGGGGGCTTGTAAACCATTTTCCTGCTCTTCATCACCGACCACTTGTGCCGCTTCATGTAGAACAGCAGGGAGATGAGCAGCCCCGAGAGCATCAGCATCTGGGGGGGCACAGAGGGGGCACGGGGGGGTCTGGGCGCTGCGGGGGGGACGCTGCctggacccccccccccccgtgtccccatgtcacgcACCTTCAGCCCCATGCGCTTGCGCTGGTCGTGCTCCGGCTCGGCCGCCCAGCGCAGGAACGTGCAGACGTCCTTGGCCAGCTGGGACAGGGTGGCCGGTGtccctgggggggacacgggggggtgAGCACCCCGGGgacctgccccccccccccccccccccccggacAGCCCCGTTTCCCCCCGTACCGTCGTCGTACTCCAGGATCTCGTTGTAGATGGGGGGGGCCATGCCGATGGCCTGCCCGGGGAAGTAGGGGTTGTAGTGCAGCCCCTCCCGCACCGTCACGCCCGCGGGGGGGTCGCAGTAGCCGGTCAGCAGCGAGAAGACGTAATCCTCACCGCCGTGCCTGGGGGGCAGGGTCAGCATTGacgcggggggggggcggctgccggagcccccagaaccccccagggtcccccaaaaccccaccCAGGGTCCCCCAGATCCCTGAGcgcccagagcccccccagaTCCCTGAGCCCCCAGAAAGACCCCCAGGGTCCCCTAGAACCCCCACCAGGGTCCCCCAGCTCCATGagcccccagagcccccccagtgtcccccagatCCCTGAGCCCCCAGAAagcccccccagtgtcccctagaacccccccagtgtcccccagctcCATGAGCCCCCAGAAAGCCCCCCCAGAACAAACCCTGGGGTCCCCCAACCCCATGAGCACCCACAACTCCCCCCAGGGTCCCCCAGGCTCCCCTAGAACCCCCCCTGAGGCTCCCCCAGATCCCTGAGCACCCAGAAACCCCCCCAGGGTCCCCTAGAACCCCCCAgggtcccccagccccatgAGCATCCAGAGCCCCCCCAGCGTCCCCCAGAACAAACCCTGgggtcccccagccccatgAGCACCCACAACTCCGCCCAGGGTCCCCCAGTTTTTCCCGCGGGATCCCCAACTCCAGGAGCACCCAGGACCGGCTGAACCCCCACTGGGGTCGCCCAGAaccccccccagcatcccccagctCTGTGAGCCCCCAGAAACCCCCTGGGGTcacccaggacccccccaggacccccaacCTCCATGAACACCCAAAAGCCCCCTGGAGTCCCCCAGTTCTGTGAGCACCCGGGACCCCCCTCTGGGGTCCCCCAGAACCTCCCCTGGGGTCCCCCAGCTCCATGAGCACCGAGGGCTGGTAGAACCCCCCACTGGGGTTCCCCAGTTTCCCCCCCAAGGCCCCCAGCTCTGTGAACACCCAGaaacccccccagggaccccccgaTCCATGAGCACCCAGATCCCCCCTCCAGGGTCCCCCAGCTCCCTGAGCACCCAGAGCCCCCCAGAACAAACCCTGGGGTTCCCCAGCTCCATGAGCACCCAAGACTGGCAGAGCCCCCCagtttccccccccccaactctgTGAACACCCAGAAACCCCCCCTGGACCCCCAGATCCCTGAGCCCCCAGAACCCTCCCCTGAGGTCCCTGAGCTCTGTGAGCCCCCAGAACcctcccctgggacccccagcacCATGAGCCCCCAGAACCCTCCCCTGGGCTCCCCAAGCTCCATGAGCCCCCAGAACCCGCCCTGGGGTCCCTGAGCTATGTGAGCACCTGGAACccacccccagggacccccagaTCCCTGAGCCCCCAGAACCCCCCCTGGGGTCCCCCAGCTCCATGAGCACCCAGAACCCTCCCCTGGGGTCCCCCAGCTCCATGAGCCCCCAGAACCCTCCCCTGGGGTCCCTGAGCTCTGTGAGCACCTGGAACccacccccagggacccccagaTCCCTGAGCCCCCAGAGCCCTCCCCTGGGGTCCCCCAGGGCCCCCCCTGACCGGGCGTTGACGATGTAGCTGAGGTCGGGGGGCAGCGCCCCGTTGTTGGCGGCGCGCGCGGCCTCGGGGTTGGGGTACGGCTTGGGGAAGGCGTCCGACAGCTTCCCGGGGCGCAGGAACATCTCCCCGTTCTCGTCCGGCCCGTCCTGCACCTCCACCTGCGGGACACCAGGAGCACGGGGGGACACGCCATGAGCACCGGGGGGTCCGGGGGGGGACACGCCATGAACACCGTGGTGTCCCAGGGCACATGGCATGAGCACTGCGGTGTCTGGGGGACACACGCCATGAGCACCGGGGCGTCCCAGGGGGAACACGCCATGAGCACCACAGTGTGCGGGGGGACACGCCACAAGCACCATGGTGTGCAGGGGGAGACACGCCATGAGCACCAAGGGGTCCGGGGGACACGCCGCGAGCACCGTGATGTCCCCTTGGGACACACCATGAGCACCGGAGGGTCCGGGGGACACACCGTCAGCACCGTGGTGTCCCTTTGGGACACACCATGAGCACCGGGGGGCCCGGGGGGGAAAGACGCCATGAGCACCACGGGGTCTGGGGGGGACACATCATGAGCACCGCGGTGTGCAGGGGGGGACACGCCATGAGCAccagggggtcctggggggatGCGCCATGAGCAGCGCGGTGTCTGGGGGGGGCACACCATGAGCACCGGGGGGTCTGGGGGACACGCCATGAGCACCGGGTGGCCCGGGGGGGGCGACACGCCATGAGCAGTGGGGGATCCAGGGGGGGACACGCCATGAGCACCGCAGTGTACGGGGGGAAGGGGGACACACCATGAGCACTGCGGTGTGCGGGGGGAGGCACGCCATGAGCACCGCGGCATCCCAGGGGGAACACGCCATGAGCACCGCGGTGTCCGGGGGGGGACACACGCCATAAGCACCGCGGTGTGGGGCGTGGGGATGTGCCATCAGCACCACGGTGTCTGGGGGGGGACATGCCACAAGCACCACAGTGTGCGGGGGGAGACACGCCATGAGCACCACGGTGTGTGGGGGGACACACGCCACGAGCACCGGGGCATCCGGGGGGACACGCCATGAGCACTGTGGTGTCCCTTTGAGACACATTATGAGCACCGGGGGGCCTGGG containing:
- the LOC135578751 gene encoding cytochrome c1, heme protein, mitochondrial — its product is MAAAVRRLPLRSLPLRPYGQLLLPRARTRTQPAPAGLSSQAGLSRGRRAVLAALGLLAAGGGGLALALRSPLGAGELEMHPPAFPWSHGGALAALDHASLRRGFQVYKQVCSACHSMEYLAFRNLVGVTHTEAEAKALAEEVEVQDGPDENGEMFLRPGKLSDAFPKPYPNPEAARAANNGALPPDLSYIVNARHGGEDYVFSLLTGYCDPPAGVTVREGLHYNPYFPGQAIGMAPPIYNEILEYDDGTPATLSQLAKDVCTFLRWAAEPEHDQRKRMGLKMLMLSGLLISLLFYMKRHKWSVMKSRKMVYKPPK